CACCGGTGGTGGCGGTGGTGGCGGTGGTCTGCCGGTCACCGGTGTGCAGGCCGGCCTGATCGGTGGCATCGGCGCGGGCGTGCTGCTCGCCGGCGTGGCGATGTTCCTGGTGTCCCGCCGTCGCCGGGTGGTCCTGGTGGCCCCGGGTGACGAGAAGACGGACGCCTGAGGTTCGTCCTCAATCGGCCCGCGCGGGCCGTTCACATAACGCACGGCAGTCAGGGCGGGATGGGTGACCATCCCGCCCTGACTGTGTCGGTGACCCGCACCGGGGCAGTCACGGACCGGGCTGGCAGAGTGAGGGGGTGAGTATCCCGCAGGGCCAGCGCGCCAGCCTGGACAAGCAGCCGCACGAGGTCGCCGCAATGTTCGACGGCGTGGCGGCCCGCTACGACCTGACCAACACGGTCCTCTCCTTCGGGCAGGACCGCTCCTGGCGGCGCGCCACCCGGGCCGCGCTCGACCTGCGCCCGGGGGACCGGGTGCTCGACGTGGGCGCGGGCACCGGTGTCTCCACCGAGGAACTCGCCCACTCCGGGGCGTACGCGGTCGGTGCCGACCTCTCCCTCGGCATGCTGTACGCGGGCAAGCACCGCCGTCCACAGGTGCCGCTGCTGGCCGGGGACGCCCTGCGGCTGCCCTTCGCCGACGCCAGCTTCGACGCGGTGACCATCTCCTTCGCCCT
This is a stretch of genomic DNA from Micromonospora sp. WMMD1082. It encodes these proteins:
- a CDS encoding demethylmenaquinone methyltransferase encodes the protein MSIPQGQRASLDKQPHEVAAMFDGVAARYDLTNTVLSFGQDRSWRRATRAALDLRPGDRVLDVGAGTGVSTEELAHSGAYAVGADLSLGMLYAGKHRRPQVPLLAGDALRLPFADASFDAVTISFALRNVNDTDAALRELARVTRPGGRLVVCEFSTPVNPAFRTVYLSYLMRSLPAVARRVASNPDAYVYLAESIRAWPDQSALAARVAAAGWGRVAWRNLTGGVVALHRGIRQADSPD